The Eptesicus fuscus isolate TK198812 chromosome 17, DD_ASM_mEF_20220401, whole genome shotgun sequence genome has a window encoding:
- the LOC129152106 gene encoding solute carrier family 35 member G1-like isoform X1: MRPLDSTGVAELREPGLPLKTDTSPSASAEPAATREEPAAAREEPAEAVETPGRSWCWLCRSSPCGSRAQPDYFPV, from the exons ATGCGGCCCCTCGACAGCACCGGGGTCGCCGAGCTGCGGGAGCCCGGGCTGCCGCTGAAAACCGACACATCCCCGTCCGCGAGTGCAGAGCCGGCGGCCACGAGGGAAGAGCCGGCGGCCGCGAGGGAAGAGCCGGCGGAGGCAGTAGAAACCCCGGGCCGCAGCTGGTGCTGGCTGTGCCGCTCCTCGCCGTGCGGTTCGCGCGCGCAGCCTG ATTATTTTCCTGTCTGA
- the LOC129152106 gene encoding solute carrier family 35 member G1-like isoform X2 yields the protein MRPLDSTGVAELREPGLPLKTDTSPSASAEPAATREEPAAAREEPAEAVETPGRSWCWLCRSSPCGSRAQPELGL from the exons ATGCGGCCCCTCGACAGCACCGGGGTCGCCGAGCTGCGGGAGCCCGGGCTGCCGCTGAAAACCGACACATCCCCGTCCGCGAGTGCAGAGCCGGCGGCCACGAGGGAAGAGCCGGCGGCCGCGAGGGAAGAGCCGGCGGAGGCAGTAGAAACCCCGGGCCGCAGCTGGTGCTGGCTGTGCCGCTCCTCGCCGTGCGGTTCGCGCGCGCAGCCTG AACTGGGTTTATAG